The Pseudomonas extremaustralis genome contains a region encoding:
- a CDS encoding ATP-binding cassette domain-containing protein — MIRLQSLTLQRGPQRLLEDAELTLHAGHKAGLIGANGAGKSTLFALLLGELTPDSGDCLLPADWRIAHMRQEIDTLDRIAIDYVLDGDLRLRQVQHDLAEAEKAQDGAAQARLHAELDSADGYTADARARKMLAGLGFTNEQMDRPVADFSGGWRMRLNLAQALMCPSDLLLLDEPTNHLDLDAILWLEDFLKSYQGTLLLISHDRDFLDAVVDNIAHVEQQKITLYRGGYTAFERARAERLAQQQQAYEKQQAQRAHMESYIARFKAQATKARQAQSRIKALERMEELSAAHVDSPFDFVFRESVKISSPLLDLSDARLGYGDKVILEKVKLQLTPGARIGLLGPNGAGKSTLIKNLSGELQPLAGRLTRGENLVVGYFAQHQLDSLDAKASPLLHLQRLAPTEREQTLRDFLGGFDFRGARIDEPVLNFSGGEKARLALALIAWDRPNLLLLDEPTNHLDLEMRLALTMALQEFSGAVLVVSHDRHLLKSTTDNFLLVADGKVEEFDGDLDDYARWLTDYRLRNAPTSNTPVNPDKTDKKAQRQAAAALRQQLAPHKREADKLEAELGKVHERLAKIEASLGDSAVYEAARKDELRDLLAEQAKLKVREGQLEESWMEALELLESLQAELEALS, encoded by the coding sequence ATGATCCGACTTCAAAGCCTAACATTACAGCGTGGCCCGCAACGTCTTCTCGAAGACGCCGAGCTGACCCTGCACGCCGGTCACAAAGCCGGCCTGATCGGTGCCAACGGCGCCGGCAAATCCACATTGTTCGCCCTGTTGCTCGGTGAGCTGACCCCTGATTCCGGGGACTGCCTGCTGCCGGCCGACTGGCGCATCGCCCACATGCGCCAGGAGATCGATACCCTGGACCGCATCGCGATCGACTATGTGCTCGATGGCGACCTGCGTCTGCGCCAGGTGCAACACGACCTGGCCGAGGCCGAGAAAGCCCAGGACGGTGCCGCCCAGGCCCGCCTGCACGCTGAACTCGACAGCGCCGACGGCTACACCGCCGATGCCCGTGCGCGCAAGATGCTCGCCGGCCTGGGCTTTACCAATGAACAGATGGACCGCCCGGTCGCTGACTTCTCCGGCGGCTGGCGCATGCGCCTGAACCTGGCCCAGGCGCTGATGTGTCCCTCGGACCTGCTGCTGCTCGACGAACCGACCAACCACTTGGACCTCGATGCGATCCTGTGGCTGGAAGACTTCCTCAAGAGCTACCAGGGCACCTTGCTGCTGATTTCCCACGACCGGGATTTCCTCGACGCGGTGGTCGACAACATCGCCCATGTCGAACAGCAGAAAATCACCCTCTACCGTGGTGGCTACACCGCGTTCGAACGCGCCCGTGCCGAACGTCTGGCCCAGCAGCAACAGGCCTACGAGAAGCAGCAGGCGCAGCGTGCGCACATGGAAAGCTACATCGCCCGGTTCAAGGCCCAGGCCACCAAGGCCCGTCAGGCCCAGAGCCGGATCAAGGCGTTGGAGCGCATGGAGGAACTGTCGGCGGCCCACGTCGATTCGCCGTTCGATTTTGTGTTCCGCGAATCGGTGAAAATCTCCAGCCCCTTGCTCGATCTCTCGGATGCGCGCCTGGGTTACGGCGACAAAGTCATCCTGGAGAAGGTCAAGCTGCAGCTCACGCCGGGCGCACGCATCGGTTTGCTCGGGCCAAATGGCGCGGGTAAATCGACGCTGATCAAGAACCTGTCGGGCGAGTTGCAGCCGTTGGCCGGCCGCCTGACCCGAGGCGAGAACCTGGTGGTGGGCTACTTCGCCCAGCATCAGCTGGACTCCCTCGACGCCAAGGCCAGCCCGTTGTTGCACTTGCAGCGCCTGGCACCGACCGAACGCGAACAGACCCTGCGCGACTTCCTCGGCGGTTTCGATTTCCGTGGCGCGCGCATCGATGAACCGGTGCTGAATTTCTCCGGTGGCGAAAAAGCCCGCCTGGCCCTGGCCTTGATCGCCTGGGACCGGCCGAACCTGCTGCTGCTCGACGAACCGACCAACCACCTGGACCTGGAAATGCGCCTGGCGCTGACCATGGCCTTGCAGGAATTCAGCGGCGCGGTACTGGTGGTGTCTCACGATCGCCACTTGCTCAAGAGCACCACCGACAACTTCCTGCTGGTGGCCGATGGCAAAGTCGAAGAGTTCGACGGCGACCTCGACGACTACGCGCGCTGGCTGACGGATTACCGCCTGCGCAACGCGCCGACCAGCAACACCCCGGTCAACCCGGACAAAACCGACAAGAAGGCCCAACGCCAGGCCGCCGCCGCGCTGCGCCAACAACTGGCGCCGCACAAGCGCGAAGCCGACAAGCTGGAAGCCGAACTGGGCAAGGTGCACGAGCGCTTGGCCAAGATCGAAGCCAGCCTGGGCGACAGCGCCGTGTACGAGGCGGCACGCAAGGACGAACTGCGCGACCTGCTGGCCGAACAGGCCAAGCTCAAGGTGCGTGAAGGGCAATTGGAGGAGAGCTGGATGGAAGCCCTCGAACTGCTCGAAAGCCTGCAAGCGGAGCTGGAGGCGCTGTCCTGA
- a CDS encoding FKBP-type peptidyl-prolyl cis-trans isomerase, translating into MSRYLFLVLGLAISVAHANEQSPPQTPAQTQHDLAYSLGASLGERLRQEVPDLQIQALIDGLKQAYQGQPLALDNARIEQILAQQEAQSEADTQAPKSEKALAAEQQFLAKEKAAKGVRELADGILLTELTAGTGNKPMASDQVQVNYVGRLPDGTVFDQSTQPQWFRLDSVISGWSSALQQMPVGAKWRLVIPSAQAYGADGAGELIPPYTPLVFEIELLGTRP; encoded by the coding sequence ATGTCGCGTTACCTTTTTCTTGTGCTTGGCCTGGCGATTTCGGTGGCCCATGCGAACGAACAGTCGCCGCCCCAAACCCCGGCGCAGACTCAGCACGATCTCGCCTACAGCCTGGGTGCCAGCCTGGGCGAGCGGCTGCGCCAAGAGGTTCCCGACCTGCAGATCCAGGCCCTGATCGATGGCCTCAAGCAAGCCTATCAAGGCCAACCGCTGGCGTTGGATAACGCGCGCATCGAACAGATTCTTGCCCAGCAAGAAGCGCAGAGCGAAGCTGACACGCAAGCCCCCAAAAGCGAAAAAGCACTGGCTGCCGAACAACAGTTTCTGGCCAAGGAAAAAGCCGCAAAAGGTGTACGCGAATTGGCGGACGGTATCCTGCTCACAGAACTCACGGCCGGCACGGGCAATAAGCCGATGGCCAGCGACCAGGTTCAAGTGAACTACGTGGGACGGCTACCCGACGGTACGGTGTTCGATCAGAGCACGCAGCCCCAATGGTTCCGCCTGGACAGTGTGATCAGCGGCTGGAGCAGTGCACTGCAACAGATGCCGGTGGGTGCGAAATGGCGCCTGGTGATTCCATCGGCCCAGGCCTATGGCGCCGACGGTGCTGGCGAGCTGATCCCGCCTTATAC
- a CDS encoding TIGR02444 family protein yields the protein MCADLWSFALSTYARPGVEAACLRLQAQGADVCLLLCGAWLEQRGVAFEPGRAQALQQLARPWQAQVVEPLRQMRGQWRAMAQQDEQLAVLRERVKALELDAERTLLMRLEALAQTWPITETMGYPRWLEGLAAENATNLDHDALLRLRAMVTGT from the coding sequence ATGTGCGCTGACCTGTGGAGCTTTGCCCTCTCGACTTACGCCCGCCCCGGCGTCGAAGCCGCTTGCCTGCGCTTGCAGGCGCAAGGCGCGGATGTGTGCCTGTTACTGTGCGGCGCGTGGCTGGAACAGCGCGGTGTTGCGTTTGAGCCGGGGCGCGCGCAGGCACTGCAACAGCTCGCCCGGCCGTGGCAGGCGCAGGTGGTCGAGCCGTTGCGACAGATGCGCGGGCAATGGCGCGCCATGGCGCAGCAGGATGAGCAATTGGCGGTGTTGCGGGAGCGGGTCAAAGCCCTGGAGCTGGACGCCGAAAGAACGCTACTGATGCGACTGGAAGCGTTGGCACAAACATGGCCGATCACAGAGACGATGGGTTACCCGCGATGGCTGGAAGGGCTGGCGGCTGAGAATGCCACCAACCTTGACCATGACGCGCTGCTGCGGCTGCGCGCCATGGTCACCGGCACTTAG
- a CDS encoding mechanosensitive ion channel family protein, which yields MEALHLPPQWVEPVWIGVQILLILLAGYLAQRFVAKGLTRLGERYPLPPQLLMPLRGGLRWLIMGSALIFVLGRLGVSATVLWTALSGFVAVAAVAFFAMWSVLSNLLCAILIFTVGPFRLGDIVELVDTVDKPGVKGRVVAINLLYTTLIEVEDAGTGSAMVQVPNSLFFQRSVRRWPGTHVFPGDR from the coding sequence ATGGAAGCGTTGCATCTGCCGCCACAATGGGTCGAACCCGTGTGGATCGGCGTGCAAATCCTGCTGATCCTGCTGGCCGGTTACCTTGCTCAGCGGTTTGTCGCCAAGGGCCTGACTCGCCTGGGGGAGCGTTACCCGTTGCCGCCGCAACTGCTGATGCCGCTGCGCGGGGGCTTGCGCTGGTTGATCATGGGCAGTGCGCTGATCTTTGTGCTGGGCCGCCTGGGTGTGTCCGCCACGGTGTTGTGGACGGCACTGTCAGGGTTTGTCGCGGTGGCGGCGGTGGCGTTTTTCGCCATGTGGTCGGTGCTGTCCAACCTGTTGTGCGCGATCCTGATTTTCACGGTCGGCCCGTTTCGCCTCGGTGACATCGTTGAGTTGGTCGACACCGTCGACAAACCTGGGGTGAAGGGGCGCGTGGTGGCGATCAATCTGCTCTACACCACGTTGATCGAAGTGGAAGACGCAGGCACCGGCAGCGCCATGGTGCAGGTACCTAACAGCCTGTTCTTCCAGCGCTCGGTGCGACGTTGGCCGGGTACCCATGTGTTTCCGGGCGACCGCTAG
- a CDS encoding LysE family transporter translates to MALDTWLAFFLASWIISLSPGAGAIASMSSGLQYGFLRGYWNAIGLQIGLAMQIAVVAGGLGAILAASSTAFYAIKWFGVAYLVYLAIKQWRALPMDMTDDAAVRPVGKPMAMVFRGFLVNASNPKALVFMLAVLPQFVNPQAPLLIQYLILGATMISVDMIVMAGYTGLASKVLRLLRTPKQQKRMNRTFAGLFVGAAGFLASLHRATA, encoded by the coding sequence ATGGCACTCGATACGTGGCTGGCCTTTTTCCTGGCCAGTTGGATCATTTCCCTTTCCCCCGGCGCCGGCGCCATCGCCTCGATGTCCAGCGGCCTGCAATACGGTTTCCTACGCGGTTACTGGAATGCCATCGGCCTGCAAATCGGCCTGGCGATGCAGATTGCCGTGGTGGCGGGCGGTCTGGGGGCGATTCTGGCGGCGTCGTCTACCGCGTTTTATGCGATCAAATGGTTCGGTGTGGCGTACCTGGTGTACCTGGCCATCAAGCAATGGCGGGCCTTGCCCATGGATATGACCGATGACGCGGCCGTGCGCCCGGTCGGCAAGCCGATGGCAATGGTGTTCCGTGGCTTTCTGGTCAACGCCAGCAACCCCAAGGCCCTGGTGTTCATGCTGGCGGTGTTGCCGCAGTTCGTGAACCCGCAGGCGCCGCTGCTGATCCAGTACCTGATCCTCGGCGCGACCATGATCAGCGTCGACATGATCGTGATGGCGGGCTACACGGGGCTGGCGTCGAAAGTGTTGCGCCTGTTGCGCACGCCTAAACAGCAGAAGCGCATGAACCGCACCTTTGCCGGGTTGTTCGTGGGGGCTGCAGGTTTCCTGGCCAGCCTGCATCGCGCAACGGCCTGA
- a CDS encoding AlgP family protein, whose translation MSAKQKPVNTPLHLLQQLSGSLLEHLESACSQALADAEKLLAKLEKQRGKAQEKLHKSRTKLQDAATAGKAKAQAKAKDAVKELEDLLDALKDRQAETRAYISQLKKDAQESLKLAQGVGRVKEAVTKVLGARTPAKAVAASPVKKPASKAVAAKAPAKPVAKTAAAKPAAKPVAKTAAAKPAAKPVAKTAAAKPAAKPVAKTAAAKPAAKPAAKTAAAKPAAKPAAKAAAAKPAAKPAAKAAAAKPAAKPVAKAAAAKPAAKPAAKTAAAKPAAKPVAKAAAAKPAAKPVAKAAAAKPAAKPVAKAAAAKPAAKPVAKAAAAKPAAKPAAPAAPAATPAPTAPASSAPAAVVPSTTPTSAS comes from the coding sequence ATGTCGGCCAAACAGAAGCCTGTTAATACCCCGTTGCATCTACTTCAACAACTTTCGGGCAGCTTGCTCGAACATCTGGAAAGCGCCTGTTCTCAAGCGTTGGCCGATGCAGAAAAACTGCTCGCCAAGCTGGAAAAACAACGCGGTAAAGCGCAAGAAAAACTGCACAAATCCCGCACCAAACTGCAAGACGCCGCCACTGCCGGCAAGGCCAAGGCACAAGCCAAAGCCAAGGACGCCGTCAAAGAACTCGAGGATCTGCTGGACGCTCTCAAGGATCGTCAGGCTGAAACCCGCGCCTATATTTCCCAACTCAAGAAAGATGCCCAGGAAAGCCTGAAACTGGCCCAGGGCGTTGGTCGTGTGAAGGAAGCCGTGACTAAAGTGCTGGGCGCTCGTACCCCTGCAAAAGCTGTTGCAGCAAGCCCGGTGAAAAAGCCGGCAAGCAAAGCAGTTGCCGCCAAGGCCCCTGCCAAGCCAGTTGCCAAAACCGCTGCTGCAAAACCAGCCGCCAAGCCAGTTGCCAAAACCGCTGCTGCAAAACCAGCCGCCAAGCCAGTTGCCAAAACCGCTGCTGCAAAACCAGCCGCCAAGCCAGTTGCCAAAACCGCTGCTGCAAAACCAGCCGCCAAGCCAGCTGCCAAAACTGCTGCTGCGAAACCAGCCGCCAAGCCAGCTGCCAAAGCTGCTGCTGCGAAACCAGCCGCCAAGCCAGCTGCCAAAGCTGCTGCTGCGAAACCAGCCGCCAAGCCAGTTGCCAAAGCTGCTGCTGCGAAACCAGCCGCCAAGCCAGCCGCCAAAACTGCTGCTGCGAAACCAGCTGCTAAGCCAGTCGCCAAAGCTGCTGCCGCGAAACCAGCCGCCAAGCCAGTTGCTAAAGCTGCTGCTGCGAAACCAGCGGCCAAGCCAGTTGCCAAAGCTGCTGCTGCGAAACCAGCCGCCAAGCCAGTTGCTAAAGCTGCTGCTGCAAAACCAGCGGCCAAGCCAGCCGCTCCAGCAGCACCTGCTGCTACTCCTGCGCCCACCGCGCCGGCGAGCAGCGCTCCTGCGGCGGTAGTGCCAAGCACCACCCCAACCAGCGCTTCCTAA